The Streptomyces aurantiacus genome includes a region encoding these proteins:
- a CDS encoding MbtH family protein, whose product MSTNPFDDAEGRFYVLVNDEEQYSLWPTFTEVPAGWKVAYGEEGRPQCLGYIDQHWTDMRPKSLRDAMDRDTVRV is encoded by the coding sequence ATGAGCACCAACCCGTTCGACGACGCCGAAGGCCGGTTCTACGTCCTGGTGAACGATGAGGAGCAGTACTCGCTCTGGCCCACGTTCACCGAGGTCCCCGCCGGCTGGAAAGTCGCGTACGGAGAGGAAGGCCGCCCGCAGTGCCTGGGATACATAGACCAGCACTGGACCGACATGCGGCCCAAGAGCCTGCGTGACGCCATGGACCGCGACACCGTCCGCGTCTGA
- the ddaH gene encoding dimethylargininase — MTSVSVHARKATRRHYLMCRPDHFEVSYAINPWMNPDKPVDAGLALLQWESLYYLYKSLGHRVDLVNPVPGLPDMVFSANGATVVDGKVLGAKFLHTERAAEAPAHRAWFRANGFTEIHDPLYVNEGEGDFAVTDSWILAGRGFRCTPEGHQEAQEFFGRPVISLELVDPRFYHLDTALCVLDGDEVMYYPQAFSAGSRALLARLFPDALLVDQEDADVLGLNAVSDGLNVMLPEAAQKLAGQLRERGFRTHGTDLSELLKGGGSVKCCTQELRF, encoded by the coding sequence ATGACTTCCGTATCGGTGCACGCTCGCAAGGCCACCCGACGCCACTACCTGATGTGCCGGCCCGACCACTTCGAGGTCAGCTACGCCATCAACCCCTGGATGAATCCGGACAAGCCGGTGGACGCCGGTCTGGCTCTCCTGCAGTGGGAGTCGCTCTACTACCTCTACAAGTCCCTGGGCCACCGGGTGGACCTCGTCAACCCGGTGCCGGGACTGCCCGACATGGTCTTCTCGGCGAACGGCGCAACCGTCGTGGACGGCAAGGTGCTCGGCGCCAAGTTCCTCCACACCGAACGGGCCGCCGAGGCCCCTGCCCACCGGGCCTGGTTCCGCGCGAACGGCTTCACCGAGATCCACGACCCCCTGTATGTCAACGAGGGCGAGGGAGACTTCGCCGTCACCGACAGCTGGATCCTCGCCGGACGCGGCTTCAGGTGCACCCCTGAAGGACACCAGGAGGCCCAGGAGTTCTTCGGCCGCCCCGTGATCAGCCTTGAACTGGTCGACCCCCGCTTCTACCATCTCGACACCGCGCTGTGCGTCCTCGACGGTGACGAGGTCATGTACTACCCGCAGGCCTTCAGCGCCGGCAGCCGCGCCCTACTGGCCCGGCTCTTCCCCGACGCCCTGCTCGTCGACCAGGAGGACGCGGACGTCCTCGGCCTCAACGCCGTCAGCGACGGCCTGAACGTCATGCTTCCCGAGGCGGCCCAGAAACTTGCCGGACAACTGCGGGAGCGCGGTTTCCGGACGCACGGCACGGACCTCTCCGAGCTGCTCAAAGGCGGCGGCAGTGTGAAGTGCTGCACCCAGGAACTGCGTTTCTGA
- a CDS encoding cytochrome P450 family protein translates to MTITSQETETFALTSELVSDPVRGYTQLRRQAPLVRVTLPDIETPVWLITRYEDAKAVLSDTRFVRDQDKVPGLAQDGPSIAEQMIEAYGLPMEYRDYLGIMVLVDGPEHSRLRNLVTKSFTARRISKLRPRLEQITAELVAPLAEKKEAELLEDVGYPLASTVICALIGIDEPDVPQMRTWIREYASGDIELVIPALRNMVDHSKDLIARRTAQPTDDLVSGWIISGKDDPDGLTETEMVALILLLINTGITPPALFIASAVLALLDHPDQLALLRDRPELLERAVPELLRFTSPVPMGAPLYATQDLEFAGMPVRKGEAVTSALLAANFDPDEYQAPERLDITRELGRGVGHVAFGHSAHYCIGAALARLEAEVALDQLLIRHPALTLGVAREDLEYFDLPGEGRHLRGLPVSF, encoded by the coding sequence ATGACCATCACGTCGCAGGAGACCGAGACCTTCGCTCTGACCTCGGAACTCGTCAGTGATCCCGTGCGCGGCTACACCCAACTGCGGCGCCAGGCCCCGCTCGTCCGCGTGACCCTCCCCGACATCGAGACGCCGGTCTGGCTCATCACCCGCTACGAGGACGCCAAGGCCGTACTGAGCGACACGCGCTTCGTCCGGGACCAGGACAAGGTTCCCGGCCTTGCCCAGGACGGGCCCAGCATCGCCGAGCAGATGATCGAGGCGTACGGGCTGCCCATGGAGTACCGCGACTACCTGGGCATCATGGTGCTCGTCGACGGCCCCGAGCACAGCCGGCTGCGGAACCTGGTCACCAAGTCGTTCACCGCCCGCCGCATCAGCAAGCTGCGCCCGCGCCTGGAACAGATCACGGCGGAACTGGTCGCACCCCTCGCCGAGAAGAAGGAGGCCGAACTCCTGGAGGACGTCGGCTATCCGCTCGCGTCGACCGTCATCTGCGCGCTCATCGGGATCGACGAACCGGACGTGCCCCAGATGCGTACCTGGATCCGCGAGTACGCCTCCGGGGACATCGAACTCGTCATCCCGGCCCTGCGGAACATGGTCGATCACTCCAAGGACCTGATCGCCCGGCGCACGGCCCAGCCCACCGACGACCTCGTCTCCGGCTGGATCATCTCCGGGAAGGACGACCCCGACGGCCTGACCGAGACGGAGATGGTCGCCCTGATCCTTCTCCTGATCAACACCGGCATCACGCCGCCCGCGCTGTTCATCGCGAGCGCCGTGCTCGCGCTCCTCGACCACCCCGACCAGCTGGCACTGCTCCGCGACCGGCCGGAACTCCTCGAGCGCGCCGTACCGGAGCTGCTGCGGTTCACCTCGCCGGTGCCGATGGGCGCCCCGCTGTACGCGACGCAGGACCTGGAGTTCGCCGGGATGCCGGTACGCAAGGGGGAGGCGGTGACGAGCGCCCTGCTCGCGGCGAACTTCGACCCCGACGAGTACCAGGCACCCGAGCGTCTCGACATCACCCGGGAGCTGGGCCGCGGGGTGGGGCACGTGGCGTTCGGCCACAGCGCCCACTACTGCATAGGCGCGGCGCTGGCCCGCCTGGAGGCCGAGGTCGCGCTCGACCAGCTGCTCATCCGGCATCCGGCCCTGACGCTGGGCGTCGCACGCGAGGACCTGGAGTACTTCGACCTGCCGGGGGAGGGCCGCCACCTGCGCGGACTGCCGGTGAGTTTCTGA
- a CDS encoding ATP-binding protein, translating to MPDTVFPSPVLVVLLGAAGSGKSTTAATWPPESVLELDTFRELVSEDVLDQDATEEAVYALGTVVESRLARRLTTVVDADHTDVALRTKLLAIAERYDVPAVALVMTTPLRLCLDRNARRPPFLQLAEEAVRAQYVQALDATPGLRAEGFDRIEALFGGGTPG from the coding sequence GTGCCCGACACTGTTTTCCCCTCCCCGGTCCTCGTCGTGCTGCTGGGGGCAGCAGGCAGCGGCAAGAGCACCACGGCCGCCACCTGGCCGCCCGAGAGTGTTCTGGAACTGGACACCTTCCGTGAACTCGTCAGCGAGGACGTGCTGGACCAGGACGCGACCGAGGAAGCCGTGTACGCGCTGGGCACCGTGGTCGAGAGCCGCCTGGCGCGTCGTCTGACGACGGTCGTGGACGCCGACCACACCGATGTCGCGTTGCGCACCAAGCTGCTCGCGATCGCCGAGCGGTACGACGTCCCCGCGGTGGCGTTGGTCATGACCACTCCGCTGCGTCTGTGTCTGGACCGCAACGCACGGCGTCCCCCGTTCCTCCAGCTCGCCGAGGAGGCCGTGCGTGCGCAGTACGTCCAGGCCCTCGATGCCACTCCCGGTCTTCGGGCGGAGGGGTTCGACCGCATCGAGGCCCTCTTCGGAGGGGGGACGCCCGGGTGA
- the argC gene encoding N-acetyl-gamma-glutamyl-phosphate reductase: MTVRAAVAGASGYAGGEVLRLLLGHPAVEIGALTGNTNAGQRLGGLQPHLSPLADRLLEPTTTEVLRGHDVVFLALPHGRSAAVAEQLDEDVLVVDMGADFRLADAADWERFYGSPHAGTWPYGLPELPGHRTALKGATRIAVPGCYPTAVSLALFPAYAAGLADTDAVITAASGTSGAGRTLKTSLLGSEVMGSMSPYGVGGGHRHTPEMIQNLSAAAGERVTVSFTPTLAPMARGILATCSARARAKVTADDVRAAYDKAYAQEPFVRLLPEGQWPATASVYGSNTAQVQVALDESAQRLIAISAIDNLTKGTAGGAVQSMNIALGLPETTGLSTIGVSP; encoded by the coding sequence ATGACAGTGCGGGCTGCAGTGGCAGGAGCGAGCGGATACGCGGGCGGTGAGGTGCTGCGCCTGCTGCTGGGACATCCCGCGGTGGAGATCGGCGCGCTCACCGGCAACACCAACGCCGGCCAGAGACTCGGCGGGCTCCAGCCGCATCTGAGCCCGCTGGCCGACCGGCTCCTGGAACCCACCACCACCGAGGTGCTGCGCGGCCACGACGTCGTCTTCCTCGCCCTGCCGCACGGCCGGTCGGCCGCTGTCGCCGAGCAACTGGACGAGGACGTCCTGGTGGTGGACATGGGCGCGGACTTCCGGCTGGCCGACGCCGCCGACTGGGAGCGGTTCTACGGCTCGCCGCACGCCGGGACCTGGCCCTACGGCCTGCCCGAACTGCCCGGCCACCGCACCGCCCTGAAGGGCGCCACCCGCATCGCCGTACCGGGCTGCTATCCGACCGCCGTGTCCCTGGCACTGTTTCCCGCCTACGCCGCCGGCCTCGCCGACACCGACGCGGTGATCACCGCCGCCTCCGGCACCTCCGGCGCGGGCAGGACGCTCAAGACCAGCCTCCTGGGCAGCGAGGTGATGGGCTCGATGAGCCCCTACGGTGTCGGCGGCGGCCACCGGCACACACCCGAGATGATCCAGAATCTCAGCGCGGCGGCGGGGGAGCGCGTCACCGTCTCCTTCACCCCGACCCTCGCCCCGATGGCCCGCGGCATCCTCGCCACCTGCAGCGCCCGGGCCAGGGCCAAAGTCACCGCCGACGACGTACGCGCCGCGTACGACAAGGCGTACGCCCAGGAGCCGTTCGTCCGCCTGCTGCCCGAGGGGCAGTGGCCGGCGACGGCATCGGTGTACGGGTCCAACACCGCCCAGGTGCAGGTCGCTCTCGACGAGAGCGCACAGCGGCTCATCGCGATCAGCGCGATCGACAACCTCACCAAGGGGACGGCCGGCGGCGCGGTCCAGAGCATGAACATCGCCCTCGGGCTTCCCGAAACGACCGGGCTTTCCACCATCGGGGTCTCACCGTGA
- the argJ gene encoding bifunctional glutamate N-acetyltransferase/amino-acid acetyltransferase ArgJ, whose amino-acid sequence MSVTAAQGFTAAGTAAGLKADGSPDVALVVNNGPRRDAAAVFTSNRVRAAPVRWSQQVLEAGQVSAVVLNSGGANACTGPQGYQDTLATVETASRALGVPAHEVAVASTGLIGVPLPMDKLLPGVERAVRELSAQGGEKAAVAIKTTDTVHKTSLYDGPGWTVGGMAKGAGMLAPGLATMLVVLTTDAVIDAPRLDSVLRDATRLTFDRVDSDGCMSTNDSVFLLASGAAGVVPDDDEFAEAVRGVCEDLARQLIGDAEGSSKDIRIEIVHAGSEADAVEVGRAVARNNLLKCAVHGEDANWGRVLSAVGTTRAAFDPDQLDVAINGVRVCRNGSIGEDRAKVDMRGREVVITVDLAAGSASAVIWANDLTAEYVHENSEYSS is encoded by the coding sequence GTGAGCGTCACAGCAGCACAGGGATTCACGGCGGCCGGGACGGCCGCCGGCCTCAAGGCCGACGGCAGCCCGGATGTGGCCCTCGTGGTCAACAACGGGCCACGCCGCGACGCCGCGGCCGTCTTCACCTCCAACCGGGTCAGAGCCGCTCCCGTCAGATGGTCACAACAGGTCCTCGAAGCAGGGCAGGTCTCCGCGGTCGTCCTGAACTCCGGTGGCGCCAACGCCTGCACCGGCCCGCAGGGCTACCAGGACACCCTCGCCACGGTGGAGACGGCCTCCCGCGCCCTGGGCGTTCCCGCTCACGAGGTGGCGGTCGCCTCCACCGGGCTGATCGGAGTGCCCCTGCCCATGGACAAGCTGCTGCCCGGTGTCGAGCGGGCGGTGCGGGAACTGTCCGCGCAGGGCGGCGAGAAGGCCGCCGTCGCGATCAAGACCACCGACACCGTGCACAAGACCAGCCTGTACGACGGACCCGGCTGGACCGTCGGCGGCATGGCCAAGGGGGCGGGCATGCTGGCCCCCGGGCTGGCCACGATGCTCGTCGTCCTCACCACCGACGCCGTCATCGACGCGCCGCGGCTGGACTCGGTCCTGCGTGACGCCACCCGCCTGACCTTCGACCGTGTCGACTCCGACGGCTGCATGTCGACGAACGACAGCGTGTTCCTGCTCGCCTCGGGGGCCGCGGGGGTCGTCCCGGACGACGACGAGTTCGCGGAGGCCGTCCGCGGCGTCTGCGAGGACCTCGCCCGCCAGCTCATCGGCGACGCCGAAGGCTCCAGCAAGGACATCCGCATCGAGATCGTGCACGCCGGCAGTGAGGCGGACGCGGTCGAGGTGGGCCGGGCCGTCGCCCGGAACAACCTTCTCAAGTGCGCCGTCCACGGCGAGGACGCCAACTGGGGCCGTGTCCTGTCCGCCGTCGGCACGACACGGGCCGCCTTCGATCCCGACCAACTGGACGTCGCCATCAACGGCGTCCGGGTCTGCCGGAACGGCTCCATCGGGGAGGACCGGGCCAAGGTCGACATGCGCGGCCGGGAGGTCGTCATCACCGTCGACCTCGCAGCCGGCTCCGCCTCCGCCGTGATCTGGGCCAATGACCTCACCGCCGAGTACGTCCACGAGAACAGTGAGTACTCCTCATGA
- the argB gene encoding acetylglutamate kinase, producing the protein MTPLTPTGMAAARKHTALPKADALVEALPWLARHRGKTVVIKFGGNAMVDDKLKAAFAEDILFLHHAGLRPVVVHGGGPQINKQLDRLGLESHFTAGLRVTTDETMDVVRMVLAGQVQRELVGLLNRHGPHAVGMTGEDARLMTAGRAYAEIDGERVDIGRVGDITGIDPGVVQALLDNGRIPVISSIARSTDDSDGGVYNVNADTAAAGLAAALDAEVLMILTDVEGLYRDWPHSEDVISRLTAAELEALLPELASGMIPKMKGCLHAVSNGVRSARVIDGRVRHSVLLEIFTNEGIGTMVVPDPADEGAAA; encoded by the coding sequence ATGACCCCCCTCACTCCCACCGGGATGGCCGCCGCGCGCAAGCACACGGCGCTTCCCAAGGCCGACGCCCTCGTCGAGGCACTGCCGTGGCTCGCACGCCACCGGGGCAAGACCGTCGTCATCAAGTTCGGCGGCAACGCCATGGTCGACGACAAGCTCAAGGCCGCCTTCGCCGAAGACATCCTCTTCCTGCACCACGCGGGCCTCAGACCCGTCGTGGTGCACGGCGGCGGCCCGCAGATCAACAAGCAGCTGGACCGGCTCGGGCTCGAGTCCCACTTCACCGCGGGGCTGCGGGTGACCACCGACGAAACCATGGACGTGGTGCGCATGGTGCTGGCCGGACAGGTCCAGAGGGAACTGGTCGGCCTGCTCAACCGGCACGGGCCGCATGCCGTCGGCATGACCGGCGAGGACGCCCGCCTGATGACCGCCGGCCGGGCCTACGCCGAGATCGACGGCGAACGCGTGGACATCGGCCGCGTCGGCGACATCACCGGCATCGACCCCGGTGTCGTCCAGGCGCTCCTGGACAACGGCCGCATCCCCGTCATCTCCTCGATCGCGCGCAGTACCGACGACAGCGACGGCGGCGTCTACAACGTCAACGCCGACACCGCCGCGGCCGGCCTGGCGGCGGCGCTCGACGCGGAAGTCCTGATGATCCTCACGGACGTCGAGGGGCTCTACCGGGACTGGCCCCACAGCGAGGACGTCATATCCCGCCTCACCGCGGCGGAACTGGAGGCCCTTCTGCCCGAGCTGGCCAGCGGCATGATCCCCAAGATGAAGGGCTGCCTCCACGCCGTCAGCAACGGCGTGCGCAGCGCCAGGGTGATCGACGGCCGGGTACGGCACTCGGTCCTGCTGGAGATCTTCACCAACGAGGGCATCGGCACGATGGTCGTGCCCGACCCGGCGGACGAGGGCGCGGCCGCGTGA
- a CDS encoding acetylornithine transaminase has protein sequence MNGHDGNAGLTRRWQGAMMDNFGTPRLPLVRGQGTRVWDAEGREYLDLLGGIAVNSLGHAHPAVVQAVSYQIGALGHVSNFFIAEPTVALAERLLDLSGRTGRVYFANSGAEANEAAFKIGRLTGRTHMVAAHGGFHGRTMGALSLTGQPSKRAPFHPLPGDVTFVPYGDTAALRAAVTEETALVILEPLQGEAGVVTPPPGYLAAARAITAATGTLLVLDEVQTGIGRTGHWFAAQAEGVEADVVTLAKGLGGGLPIGAALAFGEAADLLAPGTHGSTFSGNPVVCAGALAVLATIADGGLLEQVKRTGERLRRGIEDLGHPLIRQVRGAGLLLGVVLSEDVAPQLQQAAQEAGLLVNAATPSVIRLAPPLILSDQDVGMFLDRIPGVLAAVCP, from the coding sequence GTGAACGGCCACGACGGCAACGCCGGCCTCACCCGCCGGTGGCAGGGCGCGATGATGGACAACTTCGGCACCCCGCGTCTTCCTCTCGTCCGCGGACAGGGCACGCGGGTGTGGGACGCCGAAGGCCGGGAGTACCTCGACCTGCTCGGCGGCATCGCGGTCAACTCCCTGGGCCACGCCCATCCCGCCGTGGTGCAGGCCGTGTCGTACCAGATCGGGGCGCTGGGGCACGTCTCCAACTTCTTCATCGCGGAACCGACCGTGGCGCTCGCCGAACGGCTTCTGGACCTGAGCGGCCGCACGGGCCGCGTGTACTTCGCCAACTCCGGGGCCGAGGCCAACGAGGCCGCCTTCAAGATCGGCCGGCTCACCGGGCGCACCCACATGGTCGCCGCCCACGGAGGTTTCCACGGCCGCACCATGGGCGCCCTCTCCCTGACCGGCCAGCCCTCCAAACGCGCCCCGTTCCACCCCCTGCCCGGTGACGTCACCTTCGTCCCCTACGGAGACACCGCGGCGTTGCGCGCCGCCGTCACCGAGGAGACAGCCCTGGTGATCCTCGAACCCCTCCAGGGCGAGGCGGGTGTGGTGACCCCGCCCCCCGGATACCTCGCCGCGGCACGCGCCATCACGGCCGCGACCGGGACCCTGCTGGTCCTCGACGAGGTGCAGACGGGGATCGGGCGCACCGGCCACTGGTTCGCGGCCCAGGCGGAAGGCGTCGAGGCCGATGTCGTCACGCTGGCCAAGGGGCTGGGGGGCGGCCTGCCCATCGGAGCGGCTCTCGCGTTCGGCGAGGCGGCGGACCTTCTCGCTCCCGGCACCCACGGCTCGACGTTCAGCGGAAACCCGGTGGTCTGCGCCGGCGCCCTCGCCGTGCTGGCGACCATCGCCGACGGCGGACTGCTCGAGCAGGTCAAGCGGACGGGCGAGCGGCTGCGGCGCGGCATCGAGGACCTGGGCCATCCCCTGATCCGGCAGGTGCGGGGAGCCGGCCTCCTCCTGGGTGTCGTGCTGAGCGAGGACGTCGCGCCCCAGCTCCAGCAGGCGGCCCAGGAAGCGGGACTTCTGGTGAACGCTGCCACGCCCAGTGTCATCCGGCTGGCTCCGCCACTGATCCTCTCGGACCAGGACGTCGGTATGTTCCTCGACCGGATTCCGGGCGTACTTGCCGCTGTTTGCCCCTAA
- a CDS encoding MFS transporter, translating into MERHPRRWLILVVLCLSTLVLVIDNMVLTVAVPTITEDLKASAQDIQWVLESYMLVFAGLLLTAGSLSDKFGRRKVMIIGLAIFGAASLIGMVAATPEQLILGRVLMGVGGALVMPSTLSILITVFDEAERPKAIAVWSAVAMVGLVGGPVLGGALLAHYWWGVVFLINVPIAALAIVAAMVLMPESKGPWRKADPVGMVLSILGMSALVWTINELPKGGLSHTGTQVSLAITVVAVVGFAVWEKRHPSPMVPLALFRDRVFTGASFSLVLLTLANGGLMLVLTQYLQFVLGYTPTETGLAFTPLAVATLVFNALGASLIAKTGTRFMAVLGLLVIASGFALLSTLSVGDGWGVLAGAMCLMGAGSGLAMPAAMAAMMGAVPEEHAGVGSALNDTIQQAGAALGVAILGAVLTSTFTRNMPADAPEAARHSIGEALAAADADPGLLKFVNEAFTDGMSASFLAGAAGVVGAAVLAFFLMRARKDTPDQGGETKTAPVPGDETKGASPEQILTTH; encoded by the coding sequence ATGGAACGTCACCCACGGCGCTGGCTCATCCTGGTCGTGCTGTGCCTCAGCACGCTCGTGCTGGTGATCGACAACATGGTGCTCACCGTCGCGGTACCGACGATCACCGAGGACCTGAAGGCGAGCGCCCAGGACATCCAGTGGGTCCTCGAGTCCTACATGCTGGTCTTCGCCGGACTCCTGCTGACCGCGGGAAGCCTGTCCGACAAGTTCGGCAGGCGCAAGGTGATGATCATCGGCCTTGCGATCTTCGGTGCGGCCTCCCTCATCGGCATGGTCGCCGCCACCCCGGAGCAGCTGATCCTCGGCCGTGTCCTGATGGGCGTCGGCGGCGCGCTGGTGATGCCGAGCACCCTGTCGATCCTGATCACGGTCTTCGACGAGGCCGAGCGGCCCAAGGCGATCGCGGTCTGGAGCGCGGTGGCCATGGTCGGCCTGGTCGGCGGCCCGGTCCTGGGCGGCGCCCTGCTCGCCCACTACTGGTGGGGAGTCGTCTTCCTCATCAACGTCCCCATCGCCGCACTCGCCATCGTGGCGGCCATGGTCCTGATGCCGGAGTCCAAGGGCCCCTGGCGCAAGGCCGATCCGGTCGGCATGGTGCTGTCGATCCTCGGCATGAGCGCCCTGGTGTGGACGATCAACGAGCTTCCCAAGGGCGGCCTCAGCCACACCGGCACGCAGGTGTCGCTCGCGATCACCGTGGTCGCGGTCGTGGGCTTCGCCGTCTGGGAGAAGCGCCACCCCTCCCCGATGGTCCCGCTCGCCCTGTTCCGCGACCGGGTCTTCACCGGCGCCAGCTTCTCGCTCGTCCTGCTGACGCTGGCCAACGGCGGCCTGATGCTCGTCCTCACCCAGTACCTGCAGTTCGTGCTCGGCTACACCCCCACCGAGACGGGGCTGGCCTTCACCCCGCTGGCTGTGGCCACGCTCGTGTTCAACGCGCTCGGAGCCTCCCTGATCGCCAAGACCGGAACCCGGTTCATGGCGGTCCTGGGCCTGCTGGTCATCGCCTCCGGCTTCGCCCTGCTGTCGACCCTGTCCGTCGGTGACGGCTGGGGCGTCCTGGCCGGCGCGATGTGCCTGATGGGCGCGGGCAGCGGCCTGGCGATGCCCGCAGCGATGGCGGCCATGATGGGCGCCGTTCCCGAGGAGCACGCGGGTGTCGGCAGCGCACTGAACGACACCATTCAGCAGGCCGGTGCCGCGCTCGGCGTCGCCATCCTGGGAGCCGTTCTGACCAGCACGTTCACCCGCAACATGCCGGCCGACGCCCCGGAGGCGGCCCGCCACTCGATCGGTGAGGCACTCGCCGCCGCCGATGCGGACCCCGGCCTGCTGAAGTTCGTCAACGAGGCCTTCACCGACGGTATGTCCGCGAGCTTCCTCGCGGGCGCCGCCGGAGTCGTGGGAGCCGCGGTCCTGGCCTTCTTCCTCATGCGCGCACGCAAGGACACGCCCGATCAGGGCGGGGAGACGAAGACCGCGCCCGTACCGGGCGACGAGACGAAGGGCGCCAGTCCGGAGCAGATCCTGACCACCCACTGA
- a CDS encoding RDD family protein — translation MTHPYSTSRLTGRPSTVRRVLAWSIDFALVLIGAYLLGVFAAQRIAETFTELPDLTMPGGWDLLTLDDKALDPIQQFGRELWDRTAVIVIQSFALLTAGTFLYHWVLLTFGGRTLGKRLLGLRVTPHRAGSAALRAAATTITDVACFSLACCLLTAGAFLASFAVWLLAVAAFWFNALSALSPSGRSLADRLAGTSVIRGQAPPDEPFPGDSTAYAAGARTTPPHRVPTG, via the coding sequence ATGACCCATCCCTACAGCACGTCACGCCTCACCGGCCGGCCCTCCACGGTCCGCCGCGTCCTCGCGTGGTCCATCGACTTCGCTCTCGTCCTTATCGGTGCCTACCTGCTCGGCGTGTTCGCCGCCCAGCGCATCGCCGAGACCTTCACCGAACTGCCCGACCTGACGATGCCGGGCGGATGGGACCTGCTCACCCTGGACGACAAGGCCCTGGACCCGATCCAGCAGTTCGGGCGGGAGCTGTGGGACCGGACGGCGGTCATCGTCATCCAGTCCTTCGCCCTCCTGACCGCAGGCACGTTCCTCTACCACTGGGTCCTGCTGACCTTCGGCGGACGCACCCTGGGCAAGAGGCTGCTGGGACTGCGCGTCACCCCGCACCGCGCGGGCTCTGCCGCCCTGCGGGCGGCGGCGACCACCATCACCGACGTGGCGTGCTTCTCCCTGGCCTGCTGCCTGCTGACCGCGGGTGCCTTCCTCGCGTCCTTCGCGGTCTGGCTGCTGGCGGTCGCCGCCTTCTGGTTCAACGCCCTGTCGGCGCTCTCGCCCTCCGGCCGTTCCCTCGCCGACCGGCTGGCCGGCACCTCCGTCATCCGGGGGCAGGCACCGCCGGACGAACCCTTTCCCGGGGACAGCACGGCCTACGCGGCCGGTGCACGGACAACGCCGCCCCACCGGGTCCCGACCGGGTGA
- a CDS encoding GNAT family N-acetyltransferase: MTSLATRLPTLRQYSWPGDVPASLHHALTECWIEVTNAGGAAGFHVPRIDARQAAPAVDRIVGRLNPVTSRLVTAWLDGEIVGWLNLRRDPSELIAHWGTLHHVQTRLSVRGRGVGSALMREAHRVARDEMGLEQLHLTARGGRSLEDFYGRLGWYEVGRWPAAFRLGPGNDQDQILMVLTPL; this comes from the coding sequence ATGACCAGTCTCGCCACCAGACTCCCCACGTTGCGTCAGTACTCCTGGCCCGGCGATGTCCCTGCCTCGCTGCACCACGCCCTGACAGAGTGCTGGATCGAGGTCACCAACGCGGGTGGCGCCGCCGGCTTCCACGTACCGCGGATCGACGCGCGGCAGGCCGCGCCGGCTGTCGACCGGATCGTCGGACGTCTGAACCCGGTGACCAGCCGCCTCGTGACCGCGTGGCTGGACGGGGAGATCGTGGGCTGGCTGAACCTCAGGCGCGACCCCTCGGAACTGATCGCGCACTGGGGCACCCTGCACCACGTGCAGACGCGCCTGTCGGTTCGCGGCCGCGGTGTCGGGTCCGCCCTGATGCGTGAGGCCCACCGGGTCGCCCGGGACGAGATGGGCCTGGAGCAGCTGCATCTGACGGCCCGTGGAGGCCGGAGCCTGGAGGACTTCTACGGGCGCCTGGGATGGTACGAGGTGGGCCGCTGGCCCGCCGCCTTCCGGCTGGGACCCGGCAACGACCAGGACCAGATCCTCATGGTCCTCACGCCGCTGTGA